One window of Trichoderma breve strain T069 chromosome 3, whole genome shotgun sequence genomic DNA carries:
- a CDS encoding frataxin-like domain-containing protein — MASSSISRQGFSLLGRAMRTPRAVPASFRLIPSVSRAVTPSMSSQRRQFSAHASLRKGIMPDTSNPDKAAPKTETTFAVAELSDAEYNDLSDEYLHDLLEKFETHQDNGAPIDVEYSSGVMTITVVGKGTYVINKQPPNKQIWLSSPLSGPKRYDFCVASEGQGDKEGTALGTWIYARDNSSLDELIFNEIEVGL; from the exons atggcatcatcaagcatctcaagacAAGGCTTCAGCCTCCTCGGCCGAGCAATGCGCACTCCACGAGCCGTTCCCGCAAGCTTCCGTCTCATTCCCAGCGTCTCGCGCGCAGTTACTCCTTCGATGTCGTCCCAGCGACGACAATTCTCGGCTCACGCGAGCTTGCGCAAGGGCATCATGCCGGATACCTCCAATCCGGACAAGGCGGCTCCCAAGACCGAGACGACATTTGCCGTTGCCGAGCTCTCTGATGCCGAGTACAACGATCTCTCGGATGAGTACTTGCACGATCTTCTTGAGAAGTTCGAGACTCACCAGGACAATGGCGCCCCGATTGACGTGGAATACTCA TCCGGTGTCATGACCATCACCGTAGTCGGCAAGGGCACCTACGTTATTAACAAGCAGCCTCCGAACAAGCAGATCTGGCTGTCGTCGCCGCTATCCGGTCCCAAACGATACGATTTCTGCGTTGCCAGCGAGGGCCAGGGAGATAAAGAGGGCACAGCATTGGGAACCTGGATATATGCACGCGACAATTCGAGTTTGGACGAGCTTATATTCAATGAAATCGAGGTTGGCCTGTAA
- a CDS encoding clathrin adaptor complex small chain domain-containing protein translates to MISAFLVFNNQGQPRLTKFYTQLDTSIQQRLISEIFTLVSNRPAGSCNFLPLPPLLAASSTSHSSTEEQSDVPSLVTYRHYATLYFIVISTSTESPLALIDLIQVYVEALDKLFENVCELDLIFNFETLHATLSEMIIGGVVIETSLDRIVAGVRAQGTVAKRPVNEGRSTIGSGMGIGGNFAWTGRV, encoded by the exons ATGATCAGCGCATTCTTGGTTTTCAATAACCAGGGCCAGCCTCGGCTTACCAAGTTCTACACCCAGCTG GACACGAGCATCCAGCAGCGCCTGATATCCGAGATATTCACCCTCGTGTCGAATCGACCGGCTGGTTCTTGCAACTtcttgcctctgcctccACTGCTCGCAGCCTCCAGCACGTCGCATAGCTCGACGGAGGAGCAGAGCGATGTGCCTTCGCTGGTGACATACCGCCATTATGCGACCCTCTacttcatcgtcatctcgaCCTCGACGGAATCGCCTCTCGCTTTGATCGATCTGATACAAGTATATGTCGAGGCACTTGACAAGTTGTTTGAAAATGTCTGCGAGCTTgacctcatcttcaactttgaAACTTTACACGCAACATTATCAGAAATGATCATTGGAGGCGTCGTCATCGAAACGAGCCTCGATCGTATTGTCGCTGGCGTCAGAGCTCAAGGAACCGTCGCCAAACGGCCGGTAAACGAGGGACGGAGCACGATTGGGTCAGGAATGGGTATTGGAGGCAACTTTGCCTGGACAGGGCGGGTATAA
- a CDS encoding tRNA synthetases class I (I, l, M and v) domain-containing protein — protein sequence MSTNSASKALEALTISKTKELKGTEKRDSLIVIEKKYQQKWQEDRVFETNAPTTTEVPFHSISPAELREKQPKFFGTMAYPYMNGTLHAGHTFSATKVEFAAGTARMQGKRALFPMGFHCTGMPIKACADKLVNEIKLFGEDFSGYKEEEEPVVEEKPKPAAKQTKEDVTKFTTNKSKANAKTVKMKYQFQIMQAIGIPTEEIHKFADSQYWLKYFPPLAIRDLTSFGARIDWRRSFVTTDANPYYDAFVRWQMNRLKELNKIKFGKRYTIYSIKDGQPCMDHDRAEGEAVNPQEYTALKLKVLEWAPKAAEAIKGKIPEGANVFLVPATLRPETMYGQTCCFVGPKLTYGLFKVDENNYFVITERAARNMAYQGIFAKEGSIEKAADILGSDIVGTLVNAPLSLHKEGVRVLPMETVLPTKGTGVVTSVPSDSPDDFATVTELAKKADYYGIQKEWAELEIFPIIETQSYGDLCAPFLVKKLKIASPKDTKQLEEAKELAYKEGFYQGILKVGDFKGEKVEIAKPKVRSQLIEAGEAFAYSEPERKVVSRSGDDCIVSLMDQWYLDYGEQSWRETALKWVDNVDGKGLETWALETKNGFEGVLNWLNQWACARSFGLGSKLPWDPQFLVESLSDSTIYMAYYTVAHYLHKDLFGRTKGLGNIGAEQMTDEVWDSIFCRRDLSDEVVASSGIPRETLESMRREFEYFYPLDLRSSGKDLIPNHLTFFLYIHLAIFPPEYWPRGVRANGHLMLNGEKMAKSTGNFMTLKDMVEKYGADASRIALADAGDGVTDANFEEDVADNNILRLFTLREWCEEMVKDQNELRTGEINNFQDGLFNNELNACAKEAIEQYKLTNYKLALKAALYELTSARDFYREACAAGGIKMHKDLVFRYIELQALLMAVIAPHWSEYIWLEVLKKDSTIHNARFPEVPAVDAALSAKREYVRNTASNINSAEGQQLKKKAKGKELTFDPKKPKKLTIYMAAKFPAWQAKYIDLLKELWDPATKSVDDKALNGRIAKMGEMKKAMPFVQSLKKRLQAGEPATVVLEQKLAFDEKETLSQMLAGLKRTSGLSVLDVLVVEEGGKKGVQLEDGKEVEISVPVAENAVPGQPTFFFENVEA from the exons ATGTCGACGAATTCGGCGTCAAAGGCCTTGGAGGCCCTGACAATCTCCAAGACCAAGGAATTGAAAGGA ACTGAGAAGCGCGATTCCCTGATCGTCATCGAGAAGAAGTACCAGCAAAAATGGCAAGAGGACCGCGTATTCGAGACCAATGCCCCAACGACAACCGAAGTGCCCTTCCACTCCATCTCGCCCGCCGAGCTGCGAGAGAAGCAGCCCAAGTTCTTCGGCACTATGGCCTATCCCTACATGAACGGCACCCTCCACGCTGGCCACACCTTCTCAGCCACCAAGGTCGAGTTTGCCGCGGGCACGGCTAGAATGCAGGGCAAGCGCGCGCTGTTCCCCATGGGCTTCCACTGCACCGGTATGCCTATCAAGGCCTGTGCGGATAAGCTGGTCAACGAGATCAAGCTGTTCGGCGAGGACTTCTCCGGATAtaaggaggaggaggagcctgttgttgaggagaagcccaagcctGCTGCCAAGCAGACCAAGGAAGATGTCACCAAGTTCACGAccaacaagagcaaggccAATGCGAAGACGGTCAAGATGAAGTACCAGTTCCAGATCATGCAGGCCATTGGAATCCCCACCGAGGAGATTCACAAGTTCGCCGATTCACAGTACTGGCTGAAGTACTTCCCTCCTCTGGCCATTAGAGATCTGACAAGCTTCGGTGCGAGAATCGATTGGCGACGATCATTCGTTACAACCGATGCCAACCCTTACTACGATGCCTTTGTGCGCTGGCAGATGAACCGACTGAAGGAGCTGAACAAGATTAAGTTTGGCAAGCGATATACCATCTACTCTATCAAGGATGGCCAGCCCTGCATGGACCACGATCGTGCCGAAGGAGAGGCAGTCAACCCTCAGGAGTACACTGCCTTGAAGCTGAAGGTTCTGGAATGGGCtcccaaggctgctgaggccatcaagggcaagatcCCCGAGGGCGCCAATGTTTTCCTGGTCCCTGCCACCCTGAGACCGGAGACCATGTACGGACAGACCTGCTGTTTTGTCGGCCCCAAGTTGACCTACGGCCTGTTCAAGGTTGATGAGAACAACTACTTTGTCATCACTGAGCGAGCTGCTCGCAACATGGCTTACCAGGGCATTTTCGCCAAGGAGGGTTCCAtcgagaaggctgctgaCATCTTGGGTTCCGACATTGTTGGAACCTTGGTCAATGCCCCTCTGTCTCTGCACAAGGAGGGTGTCCGAGTCTTGCCCATGGAGACTGTTCTGCCTACAAAGGGTACCGGTGTCGTCACCTCTGTCCCGTCAGACAGCCCCGACGATTTCGCTACCGTGACCGAACTGGCTAAGAAGGCTGATTACTATGGAATCCAGAAGGAGTGggcagagctggagatttTCCCCATCATCGAGACCCAGTCTTATGGCGACCTGTGCGCACCTTTCctggtgaagaagctgaagattGCGTCGCCCAAGGACaccaagcagctggaggaggccaaggagctggctTACAAGGAAGGATTCTACCAGGGTATCCTGAAGGTTGGCGATTTCAAGGGCGAGAAGGTCGAGAttgccaagcccaaggtcAGGAGTCAGTTGATCGAGGCTGGCGAGGCCTTTGCCTACTCAGAGCCCGAGCGCAAGGTCGTCAGCCGATCTGGCGATGACTGCATCGTCTCGCTGATGGACCAATGGTACCTGGACTACGGCGAGCAGTCTTGGAGGGAGACTGCCCTGAAGTGGGTTGACAACGTGGACGGTAAGGGCCTGGAGACTTGGGCTCTCGAGACCAAGAATGGCTTTGAGGGCGTGCTGAACTGGCTGAACCAGTGGGCTTGTGCTCGATCGTTTGGTCTGGGATCAAAACTGCCTTGGGACCCTCAGTTCCTGGTTGAGAGTCTGAGTGACTCTACCATCTACATGGCTTACTACACTGTTGCTCACTACCTGCACAAGGACCTGTTCGGCCGCACCAAGGGCCTTGGTAACATTGGCGCCGAGCAGATGACTGATGAGGTTTGGGACTCAATCTTCTGCCGCCGCGACCTGTCGGATGAGGTGGTTGCCAGCTCTGGCATCCCTCGCGAGACTCTGGAGAGCATGCGACGAGAGTTTGAATACTTTTACCCTCTGGACCTGCGAAGCTCCGGCAAGGATCTGATCCCTAACCACTTGACCTTCTTCCTGTACATCCACCTGGCCATCTTCCCGCCCGAGTACTGGCCTCGCGGTGTCCGAGCCAACGGCCACTTGATGCTGAACGGTGAAAAAATGGCCAAGAGCACTGGTAACTTCATGACCCTGAAGGACATGGTGGAGAAGTACGGTGCTGATGCCTCACGTATCGCCctggctgatgctggtgatggtgtcaCCGATGCCAACTttgaggaagatgttgcCGACAACAACATTCTGCGTCTGTTCACCCTGCGTGAGTGGTGCGAGGAGATGGTCAAGGACCAGAATGAGCTGCGCACTGGCGAGATCAACAACTTCCAGGACGGCCTGTTCAACAACGAGCTGAACGCCTGCGCCAAGGAGGCCATCGAGCAGTACAAGCTGACCAACTACAAGCTGGCCCTGAAAGCCGCTCTGTACGAGCTGACCAGTGCCCGTGACTTCTACCGCGAGGCTTGCGCGGCTGGCGGCATCAAGATGCACAAGGACTTGGTCTTCAGATACATTGAGCTGCAGGCCCTGCTGATGGCCGTCATCGCCCCCCACTGGTCCGAGTACATTTGGCTGGAGGTCCTGAAGAAGGACTCTACCATCCACAATGCCCGATTCCCTGAGGTGCCCGCAGTCGACGCCGCCTTGTCAGCCAAGCGCGAGTACGTCCGAAACACTGCTTCCAACATCAACTCCGCCGAGggccagcagctgaagaagaaggccaagggcaaggagcTGACGTTcgaccccaagaagcccaagaaacTGACCATCTACATGGCGGCCAAGTTCCCTGCCTGGCAGGCTAAGTACATTGACCTGCTGAAGGAGCTGTGGGATCCCGCGACCAAGTCTGTCGATGACAAGGCTCTAAACGGCCGCATCGCCAAGATGggcgagatgaagaaggctaTGCCCTTCGTgcagagcttgaagaagcgcCTGCAGGCCGGCGAGCCTGCCACCGTTGTCTTGGAGCAGAAGCTGGCGTTTGATGAGAAGGAGACGCTGAGCCAGATGCTGGCCGGCCTGAAGCGAACTTCAGGCCTGTCAGTCCTCGATGTCCTGGTGGTTGAGGAGGGCGGCAAGAAGGGCGTTCAGTTGGAAGACGGTAAGGAGGTGGAGATATCCGTGCCCGTTGCCGAGAATGCGGTCCCTGGCCAGCCCACGTTCTTCTTCGAGAACGTCGAGGCTTGA
- a CDS encoding CSL zinc finger domain-containing protein, with amino-acid sequence MSDDGLSIYDEIEIEDMTFDEVLQTYFYPCPCGDRFQIALDDLRDEQDIAVCPSCSLMIRVIFDLVGYSKAFLKKSASLT; translated from the coding sequence ATGTCTGACGACGGGCTCTCAATATACGATGAGATCGAAATCGAAGATATGACCTTCGACGAGGTTCTTCAAACATACTTCTATCCGTGTCCCTGCGGCGATCGTTTCCAGATCGCTCTCGATGACCTGCGCGACGAGCAGGATATTGCTGTGTGCCCCAGCTGTAGCTTGATGATTAGAGTTATTTTCGACCTTGTGGGATATTCCAAGGCCtttctgaagaagagcgcctCGCTAACGTAG